In Tribolium castaneum strain GA2 chromosome 8, icTriCast1.1, whole genome shotgun sequence, the genomic window ATTCAATAAGAATAGTTTTGGGGTTGCGCCCGCAGCCCCCATGAACATGGGCACCCTCCAGCCGGGGCAAACGCTCGAATACAACCTACCCTTGAATACGAACGGACCCGTCCAACGCATGGAACCGTTAACAACGCTCCAAGTTGCGATTAAAAATAACGTCGATGTTTTTTATTACGCGTGTCAGATACCGATTCAGGTGCTTTTTATTGAAGATGGTACGTTGGATAAGCGCGTGTTTTTGACCACTTGGCGCGATATTCCCTCGGCCAATGAGGTGCAATATACGTTGAACGATCTCAAAGGTAACTCGGATGCGATTTCGGCGAAAATGAcacataataatatttttacgaTTGCGAAACGTAACGTCGAAGGTCAAGACATGTTGTATCAATCGTTGAAATTGACGAATAATATTTGGGTTTTGTTGGAACTGAAATTACAACCAGGAGTTAATCATGCAACGTTGAGTCTCAAGTCGAGGTCGGTGGAAGTGGCACCGTTTGTTTTTCAAGCGTATGATGCCATTATTAAGAATACATAAGTTAGATAAGTGTGAGGTTTGTCATTCCATGTTAACACTATTTTATGGTTATGTTATAGGATAGCCGTTTAAATATATGATATGTAACGAAACGAAACGATCAGAAAGCCCCGAAAATCCCGATCCTGTATTTCCCCCAGACAGGTAGGTGTCACGTGAcccttattattatttttttttcaattggaAATAacggaattattggtttgtcaAATAAAATGCGAAATGCAacccaaaattaaattttatcagtaggtgaaaaaataaaatgacgcTAATACAACATATTCTACACCACAGTTGCACcaattttttgcagtttttgggaaaattctttgaaaaattgtcaaattgggacgaaaattgtgttatttgtgCCTTTTTCGAGCATTAAAACGCTTCAAAAtgctgttttttttagaattttgtaATAGTAATGGAAAGAATGTtcattttggcaaaatttaatcaaaaatacgCCGAAAAATCCCAGAATTATGCTTTCATTGATGGCTTAAGCGAGATTCTGCTAAAGCAGAACGAAAAGTTACTAACCTGAGTTAAAatgtctattttttttcttttttcaacaGTACATAATTAACCAGAAACTCGATTATTTTGCGGAACATTGTGCAAAGTAAGCCGAGAAGTTAGTAGGTATTGTAGCaacattttctttgtacaccaaaAGGTTTTACAACAAATAATGGTGTTTAAGATAAGCAACCTTCACAATGAGATGTTTTTAAAGGGTGAcccgaaaatatttacgataccgATCGGTTCGTCTAAAAGACTACAGCCTGTATGTAGTAAATCACACAATAAGCTTGTCTGAATAATTAGCGGTTTcgaataattataataaaaatttagtggtgtacaaagaaacgTTGCTAAAATATTTAGGCAGTTTTCCCGACGAGTTGAACACAAGATTTTTCAAGTTCggtgcaaaatttcaagtttttaatatttgagtttgaaaaattgctctttaaataaaagtattgAAGGAGATGTAAAGGCAGTTGTATAACCAACCACAACATAATCACGCGTAGATAAGGGGGTTATATAACAGTTATAATCACAATATAACTGCACATAGATAACGGTTAGATAAGGTGGTTATATAACAGTTAGCTTGAAAAAGCGTCACATTTGAGAGCTTGCGGTTATATTGAATGGTTATATCTCGATTGTAAAGTGTGCTCAAGTGTTTTATTACCTCGTTTTCCAGACACGCaattgttttgcaaaatttttcgaaaatctgccaaaaaatcaataagtaGGATCGAAAAGTAATGTATTTTACTTTTGCGCAGATGTTCAgttaaatttcacaaaaacgaatagtttaaatttattcaaaaatgaaacaatttttgagtttttcgatcgtttattgaaataaaatggcaatttttgtaaatttcgtTCAATCAATAAATTAGATCGGAAAATTGTTGTAGtaggttttttattcaatcaataacgcaattatttagaacaaaaatcgtcaaaaattacttaaaaatcatagaattggattaaaatgcgtgttattttttgcttttttcgggcgcttaatcacatttttatgccaaaaacccagtttttgcagaaatttgaaaaatcacagaAAAGTAATTATTTCGGCTGCGTGTTTTGAAAGTTATTTATcgaaaaacgcaattattttgcaaactcTTCATTAAAATTGAccgaaaaatcgccaaattgggtCAAAAATGATGTTCGTTTTAAGTTTTGGAGCCATAATGCATTCAATcagattagaaattttttttttataaaggaaaaaattataattaaattataatacacttacatttttgtcagTCCCACCGCACCATCTTAAACGAACTTACTGAAATAACAAACCATGAAATTAGAACAATTTGTTGAAAACATTACAGACCATTTAATgtgatttttctaaaaaaaaattattgcaaactAACCCTTTAATCCGGATTGTCTTCTTTCTTTTTCGCTTATAATCCATTTCATTAGCACTCACTAACCGCACTAGCCAACGAATTTTTGAAACTATTAAACCTCAAAATTctgattttatttctgaaacgTCCGTTCGTGACAACAgcaagtaacaaactgaataaatttaaacgacACAATAATTGTGTAAGAATTGGATAAAACGTCaccaacaaaaatgtaatcagtAAGATAACCAACTGTTCGTctgattcattaatttttgttacgaTTTCGGGCCTTCCTGAAAACTTCTTGAGCAAATAACATTTTGagtattcgatttttttttgttatatattttttaagtaaaccttaaatttgattatcaaacaattttagaaaatgtaaGAATCTAGAAATGTATCCAAataagcacaaaaaataaaaacttgccattaaaaaaaatatattatgacgtcatgcttttttttgggacactctgtataatcaaaaaatatgtttcGAAAATACGTCTTAGAGTGTAAATAACGtttataaaatatcaaaagtccaactttactaataattGTGCTATAGAAGATGGGAGCTGaggtgaaacaccctgtataataaacGAATAATGAATTACTTAGTGggaacacaaaaaatttatatgttCTAAATGCGATTTGATGAATTATTAGATGAATTTTGAATGGCAGTAAAAACACGGGTcttatactttatttttattacaagttattgttaaatttgatatattttttttttagttcacTAAATCGGCTGCCCCCTTCATGGCCCCAAAAACCCTCTTCAACTTCTCCCCCTGGTCCATTAAAGCCACATTCAGATTAATCACCAATTCGTTGTGATTTCTTATAAAATGAACCCCtttttttcgacaaaaatcATGCACTGTCATTGCCTTTGACAGCGTCCCCAATTTGACCAGCTTAAAGGGGGCTTCCGGATGACTTGTTACATTAAACCCGCACTCCTCCAAAAACCGATGAAACATGACAGCCAATCGTGCAAATTTGACCGGTTTTTCCCCCATTACCTCCAACCCTTTCAACACAACCCCTACCAAATAAGTCGGAAGCGATGctgaaaaaatatacccagAACCAGCCACTTGCTGCTGACTGATTATAGTAAACGATCCGGCACAAAACCCCCCAATTGAACCCATCGCCCTCTCAAAAGTCCCCATAATCATGTCGATGCGACTCGGCTCGATTCGGTAATACTCGGTCAAGCCACGCCCACTCTCCCCGAAAACCCCCAAAGTGTAGCTTTCTTCGAGAAAAACACGAATTTTGAATCGTTCGGCGATTTCAAGGAACGCTGGGAGAGGGCACAGTTGACCAGTGGTCCATGAAATGCCCTCAAGGATGAGGAATTTGCGACAGTTGGTAACAGTGAGTGCTTTCTGGTGGAAATCCCAGGGATTGTTGTgcgaaaatttaataatgcgGCTTCGGGCCGCTTTAAGGCCTTGCCATATGGGGACACTTGTGAATTCATCGATGAAAACAACGTCGGTTTCTTTGCAACAAGCGGCAACGGCGCTTGAAATTGTTACGAAACCGTACGAATAAATTATTGATTCTTCCATGTGCAAAAAACGGGCGAGACGTTCTTCCAGTTCGAGGTGGATTTCAGTCGTTCCTAAAATTGGGGAAATTACCCATTTGCGATCTTTCGGGTCAGGGTTTTTTTAACAGTGGTGCCAACTTTTCGCCATTTCTAGCGAAATAATGACCTGACCTGGCCATATTTAACGaagttttgcgaaaaaaacttagtttttggCTTAAATATACCAtgtatcaaatttttgatgacttatttttaacgaaattttgggaaaaattgatttttttagcttagtagcaaaaataacaccatttttaatatagttaaatgtttttttatttattttcgatgaaatttcagaaaataattacgttttataaacGCTGTAAAAGTGGCATAACAGCCGTTCCatttaacggacgggacactgaataaatttttagattttattttcagtttttgtggATAGTATCAgtagaaatgaattttttttattaggaaCTATTAGGTACCAGACAAACTATTTGCAATGTACTATTGGAACCACGTTTGCAGgaaaaatagaaattgatgacggacgggacacaaaaaagaccTCGCTTAAACGGTcaaaaaacatctttttttTCGATCTCCTTACTGACTTTTGTCGTAACGTTTCtggaaataattgtgtttccaGTTGTAAAACACTCAAAAGAGGCcactttttgacaattaagccaaattaatatcaatattttGCCGAAAAAACTCGAgaattttatccaaaaaaaaggcaaaagtaACACCATTTCCGACATAATTTAGTAACTTTTcctcatttttgacaaaattttgcgaaatgaTTGCACGTTTGACTGAAAAACGTGCTCAGAAAGGAAAGTAGTGGCAAAAAGAATTAGaagtttttagcaaaattagaGAGTATTTAGGTCAACTTGTTCATAATTGTtcgaaaatgataaaaaattacattgtttttgccaaatttggtgatttttcagtcTTTCTTTGACGAAAtaggaaaaggaaaaaataataccattttttatttctatttagtgtttttttttctgctcATTTTGGATGAAATGATTGCGATAATGAAAAACGagtcaaaaaaagcaaaagcaaaattatatttttgatccaattttttattattatcattttcaaagtagtttgatgtttttgacgaaaaataattgattcaattttacttaatttagcaatttttggttttttatctcATAAAACACCAAAGGCAAAAGTATAACACCAATTTAATAATAAGTCTGACATAATTTGATAATTACTCAacttttttgacgaaattttgcgatTATTGTGTGCTTTAACACTCTAacaatatcaaattttttatccattttAGAAATTCTATGCAAAATATCAGTTTCTAGctcaaaaatttctcaaaattgacaaaaattacatGATTGCCACCGAATTTAGGtgatttttcggcttatttgttgcaaaatatcgttcaaaaatttgtttctggCTGTGAAACGTACAAAATtcccaaaaaatcaattttgacttgattttaacaatttttgatcAGACTAAAAGCGTGATCTATAGGTcactgataaaaaaatacattgtcttttaccaaatttgatgattttttatttttattttggcgAAATAATGGCGTTTTTGGccgaaaaatgtaacaaaacaGGAAACGcaacaaaaaagcaaaaataacacaatttccgatttaattttgtgttttttctgtTAACATAATATtctcaagctcaaaaaaaccCTTGCTTTGCacacttaataaaaaataactattttgaccCCATTTTCGTAATGTATTTCtcaaataacttaatttttcggtaaaaaaaaggcaaaaattacgtcatttccaaataatttggtgtttttcagctgatttttacgaaatattcGGAAACAATGTGTTACTTCACAATAATTCACTGtacaaaaataatcattttttacctaattttACGATTTGTCATAGTTAAGAATGAggttttatctcaaaaaacacCAGAGAAAACTAAAAGTAACACCATCTTCGACTTAATTTAGAAATGTTTCAACttttttggacaaaatttttcaaaacaattaCGTTGTGGATGTCATATGTACTAAAACACTCAAGAAAGCGAAGTGTAATATCATTTTTTCGcctatttttgcaaaattttatcgagttacattaattttttttcactgtgaaaaaCCATAACCGAAAAGATCATAAATGTACCACATACATACCATAAAAAGCCCTAGGTCCACACGTCCCAACaccgaattttttaataatttgttcggaaatttgtttaatttcttcattatttaaaagattcaAGTAATTAGCTTTAgctaaatcaatatttttttcatcttCTGTGACCATTGCAATTTCCAAAGGCTCGTTTTGACGCTCAATTGGGGTAATAAGAGGCTCAgggttaaaatttttgaggCGTTGCTCAAACAGAACCTCGTCAAACATATTGTaactataaattatttcacactTATTTAGCGCACAAACTGTGACGATAGACTAGTTGGCTGTAAGAGACAGGCCAGTACCCGAACACGTAAACAAATAAaccgtaataataataataataataaaattctcaTTGGTTGGTGCAAAAAAacccaattattttaaaaaacagtcatataattttcaaatacataataaataattaacaattaattggttttaattaaatcggaCGCTTCCTTCAGGACTTTGAACACCTTCTCCAAGCGTTCCTCATTCTCCATCAACCCCAGACTCAAATTGAGCATTAACCCACTTTCATTGTGTATAAAATGCACCCCTTTCCCCTTACAGTACTCGTGGACTTTTTTCTCGTCGTTTTTCGTCAAAAGCGTGACAAGTTTAAAGGGGGCTTCCGGGTGACTCGAGACATCAAACCCGCATTCCTCGGTCAAAAACCGATGAAATTTGACCGCAAAGCGTCCAAACTTCACCGGTTTATCACCGATTAAATCAAGTGCCTTCAGCACAACCTTGACCAAATAGGTGGGAAGCGAAGCCGAGAAGATATACCCAGACCCTGAGAGCCTCTGATGCTCAATTGTCATGCTAGACCCGGCACAAAACCCCCCAATTGACCCAATAGCCCCCTCAAGAGTCCCAATAATCATATCGATACGACTCGGCTCGATTCGGTAATACTCGGTCAAGCCACGCCCACTGGCCCCGAAAACCCCCAACGTGTAGCTCTCTTCGAGGAAAATACGCATTTTGAATTCTTCGGCAACTTCAATGAAGGCCGGCAGGGGGCACAGCTTGCCCGTCGTCCAGGAAATCCCCTCAACAATGAGGAATTTCCGCGACTTGCGTTTTTCACTATTGGTAACACTGAGCACTTTTTTCCTGAAATCGTCCGCATCGCAGTGTGCGAACGTGACAACATGGCTGCGTGCAGCCGTCAGGCCTTGATGTATTGCGAAATTTGCGCGTTCGTCGATGAAAATCACatcgttttttttacaatatgcAGCAATTGAGCTAGAAATTGCCACAAAACCGTACGAATAAACGATTGATTCTTCCATATGTAGGAATTTGGCGAGACATTGCTCCAAATCAAGATGGACGTCGGTGGTGCCTAAAATGGACGCCGGTCAGGGCCAactaactaatttttaaaacacgcacCGTAGAAGGCACGAGGACCACAAGTGCCAACACCGTATTCCCTGATCAAGTCTTCGGAGGATTTCTTGATTTCTTCGTTGTTTAAAAGGTTCAAATAGTTGACTTTAGCCAAGTCAATGTTGTTTTCGTCTTCGGT contains:
- the LOC661552 gene encoding serine palmitoyltransferase 1 gives rise to the protein MFDEVLFEQRLKDFNPEPLITPIEPKDARLEIPMVTEDENNIDLAKVNYLNLLNNEEIKKSSEDLIREYGVGTCGPRAFYGTTDVHLDLEQCLAKFLHMEESIVYSYGFVAISSSIAAYCKKNDVIFIDERANFAIHQGLTAARSHVVTFAHCDADDFRKKVLSVTNSEKRKSRKFLIVEGISWTTGKLCPLPAFIEVAEEFKMRIFLEESYTLGVFGASGRGLTEYYRIEPSRIDMIIGTLEGAIGSIGGFCAGSSMTIEHQRLSGSGYIFSASLPTYLVKVVLKALDLIGDKPVKFGRFAVKFHRFLTEECGFDVSSHPEAPFKLVTLLTKNDEKKVHEYCKGKGVHFIHNESGLMLNLSLGLMENEERLEKVFKVLKEASDLIKTN
- the LOC661598 gene encoding serine palmitoyltransferase 1, whose protein sequence is MFDEVLFEQRLKNFNPEPLITPIERQNEPLEIAMVTEDEKNIDLAKANYLNLLNNEEIKQISEQIIKKFGVGTCGPRAFYGTTEIHLELEERLARFLHMEESIIYSYGFVTISSAVAACCKETDVVFIDEFTSVPIWQGLKAARSRIIKFSHNNPWDFHQKALTVTNCRKFLILEGISWTTGQLCPLPAFLEIAERFKIRVFLEESYTLGVFGESGRGLTEYYRIEPSRIDMIMGTFERAMGSIGGFCAGSFTIISQQQVAGSGYIFSASLPTYLVGVVLKGLEVMGEKPVKFARLAVMFHRFLEECGFNVTSHPEAPFKLVKLGTLSKAMTVHDFCRKKGVHFIRNHNELVINLNVALMDQGEKLKRVFGAMKGAADLVN